Proteins from one Thermodesulfobacteriota bacterium genomic window:
- a CDS encoding MFS transporter, producing the protein MASGASPGAPGSPRPGLRVLGASCLALLWPGALLFGYPGVLGAHWGETLGLSRAAVGATLFFALAAVGSGMFPVGRWQGRPGVTARRLVLAGEVLTAASLLFTARPGGAWSLYAWGFTAGAASCLVYLPCLTAVQLWFPRHRGLASGVVNLGFAGSAALAAPVLGWALGALGYAGMHYALAAAVLVVGGGAARWVAPPAGLPGRPSMGSEGVSLTPRHSLGTRAFWLLWGTWALQGAAGIAMVTLAVPLGLSRGAPFAAALWVLTCFNLANGWSRIAVGFLSDRVGRRPVLCAASLAAAGAYYSLPGVGSLWATAALAAVVGVAFGTLFTVSAPLAVECFGPAHFGAILGLVFTAYGFLSGILGPWLAGTLLDTAGGDPAAACRYLGALCAAAGLLVLGVRPPRPREGSS; encoded by the coding sequence ATGGCCAGCGGTGCTTCGCCGGGTGCCCCGGGCTCCCCACGCCCCGGGCTTCGGGTCCTCGGGGCCTCGTGCCTGGCGCTTCTGTGGCCGGGAGCGCTCCTCTTCGGGTATCCGGGGGTCCTGGGGGCGCACTGGGGGGAGACCCTGGGGCTGAGCCGGGCCGCAGTGGGGGCGACCCTGTTCTTCGCCCTGGCCGCCGTGGGCTCGGGGATGTTCCCGGTGGGGCGCTGGCAGGGCCGCCCCGGGGTCACGGCCCGCAGGCTCGTCCTCGCGGGAGAGGTCCTGACGGCGGCGAGTCTGCTCTTCACGGCCCGCCCCGGCGGGGCGTGGAGCCTCTACGCCTGGGGGTTCACGGCGGGAGCCGCGTCCTGCCTCGTGTACCTGCCCTGTCTCACCGCGGTGCAGCTCTGGTTTCCCCGGCACCGGGGGCTCGCCTCGGGGGTCGTGAATCTGGGCTTCGCGGGGTCGGCGGCGCTGGCCGCCCCGGTCCTGGGGTGGGCTCTGGGGGCCCTGGGCTATGCCGGCATGCACTACGCACTGGCGGCTGCGGTGCTCGTGGTTGGGGGCGGCGCCGCGCGGTGGGTGGCCCCGCCGGCGGGCCTTCCGGGCCGCCCGTCGATGGGAAGCGAGGGCGTCTCCCTCACCCCCCGGCACAGCCTCGGCACTCGGGCCTTTTGGCTCCTGTGGGGCACCTGGGCCCTCCAGGGAGCCGCCGGCATCGCCATGGTCACCCTTGCGGTGCCCCTGGGCCTCTCGCGCGGCGCACCGTTTGCGGCCGCCCTCTGGGTGCTCACCTGCTTCAACCTGGCCAACGGGTGGAGCCGAATCGCGGTGGGGTTCCTCTCCGACCGGGTCGGGCGGCGCCCGGTGCTCTGTGCCGCCTCCCTGGCGGCAGCGGGGGCCTACTACTCCCTGCCGGGGGTGGGATCGCTTTGGGCCACCGCCGCGCTGGCCGCGGTGGTGGGAGTCGCCTTCGGCACCCTCTTCACCGTCTCCGCGCCCCTGGCGGTGGAGTGTTTCGGGCCGGCCCACTTCGGGGCGATCCTGGGGCTGGTCTTCACGGCCTACGGGTTCCTCTCGGGCATCCTGGGGCCCTGGCTTGCCGGGACGCTCCTCGACACCGCGGGCGGCGACCCCGCGGCCGCGTGCCGGTA